One Algoriphagus sp. Y33 genomic window, ATTTCTTTACAGGCGATTTCCTTTGCCCAAGAGAATGCCATCACTGCCGGAGTGGATCATATGATCGAATTTCAGGTGTGTGACTTTGCTGAGACTGAGATACCCGAAAGACCGCGTGGGGTGATTATGTTCAATCCTGAATATGGCGAAAGACTGGGGGAAAATGATGAACTGGAAGTCACATATAAGCGTATGGGGGATTTTTTGAAACAGAAATGTGCAGGTTATAGAGGGTACATTTTTACGGGAAATTTGGAATTGGCCAAAAAAATAGGACTGAAGGCTAATCGAAGAATAGAATTCTGGAACGGGACAATTGATTGCCGCTTGTTGAAGTACGATCTGTACGAGGGAAAGAAGGAAGAATAGGTTGTACTAGTTAAAACTTTCCCGCAGATGAGCACAGATTAAATCCTCAGAGATCCGAAGATCTATTTTTTTGAATAAATCTGCGGCAATCAGCGATTCTTTTCAGCGTAAATCTGCGGGAAATTAACTTTTACTGATGCTCGTCTCTCAACAGATCATTGACAGTCTTTACAGGATTGAAGGTGATAAGAGGAACTTCTACGAAAATTGTATTCCACCCTGCCATAGCCCCGTTCCATAGCCCGGGCAGTTCCAATGCCTTGAGATCTTTACCGCTTTTTGATTTCTCGGTGATAAAACCGGTCATCATGTCACGATACTTCAGTAGATCAAATGGCTCACCTTTGTAATTTCTCGTAGCACATACCAAATCTACCGGATTAAAATGGGTCGCTGCATTAAAATGTTTTTTTGATTCAGCATCGTTCAAATCAATCTGTGCAGTTTCCAGAATTTGAAGAGATTGGGAACCATCCGTCTCTTTTACCCAGAAAGGACCTCCTCCGGGCTCTCCTGTATTTTTCACCATCCCGCATACCCGAATTGGTCTGTGGAGTTTGCTTCTAAGAAAAATACCTCGGTGCTCTAATGAATTGGTATGGAAGTCCTCCGGCAATTTCCCGCCGATATCATGTGTAAATACGGCTTCTGCATTCCTTAAAGATTTCTCATCAATTCCGTCATCCAAGTCTTTCAAAGCGCTGAATACTTTCTCCTGAACCTCCAACAGCAATCCCCCGATTGCCATTTTGTAATTTTTAGTCTCTTCTTTTAATCGGTCCGGAACTACATTGTCCACGTTTTTGATGAAGATGAGATCCGCAGAAACTTCATTTAGATTTTCCAGCAATGCTCCATGGCCCGCTGGACGGAAAAGTATGCTGCCGTCTTCCTCAGTAAATGGCGTATTGTCGGTATTTACCGCAATGGTGTCTGTAGACTTCTTCTGCTGTGAGTAGCTAATTTCGAAATTAATCCCAAATTCTTTCTCTATCCCCGGAAGTATGGTGCCAATTTCCTTTTCGAATTTCTCTGTGTGCTCCGGAGATACGGTAAAATGAATTTTTACCAATGACCCAGTCCCGATAGCATACTGCACTCCCTCGATTAAATGTTCATAAACAGGTGTTCTTCTACCTTCTTTGTAGCGGTGGAATTTCAGCAGCCCCTTGGGCAAATTCCCGTAGCCTAGCCCTTCGTCCAAAAGCAAAGCTGCCAGGATACTCTTGTAATCTTTGGTGTCGAGTGCTTGGTATATGCTGCTCCCCTTACTCTCCAACACCTCGTCAAGGTCTTCGTAAAATGCAAATTTCTCGATGTTGTCCATGAACTTCCGTACAAAGGCCGACTTGCTGATATCCCCATCACCTTCCAGAAAAGCGAAAAGATCTTTGAACATCCGTGAAGCTGCGCCGCTTGCGGGTACAAATTTCAATACTTCGATATGAGAAGCCTTTTCAGGGTAAGTCATTAGGAAATGTCTTAATTCCTTGTCAGTCAAAACTTTTATACCATCCCCCGGCGTGGCAGGGGCTGTGATGTTTAAGAAAGGGAAGCCATTTTCAAAATGTTTAATTTGTTGAACTACGGTTTTAGGATCCATACCCTGCGCCAAAATTCGGTCTGTTAAGTGATTTTCCATTAGGTTTCTGATAAAAGTATAGCGTGTAAGTTAATAGGCTTTACGGCTATCCTCAAGATGAATGTGTGATTTTTTTGAAAGTCTTTTTTAGCCGTCGTGAGCAAAGGAGGGCAAAGCGTACAGATTACTTTACCCGAACTAGTGGATGTGGAGGAATTCCTGTGAAATATTCCTCCCCAACAGCCATTGGAATAGGCTCTTGTCCTCTGCTGGGGAAGAGGGAGTTGCGGTATTTGAAATCCTCGCATTAATTCCAAATACATACATAAAGTTAAACGCATACGCATCCATTAAAAATGGAATTTTGGTACATAAAACCGAACTCAACTGACATTCATCAATCGAAACCTTATTCTTTGCTTAGGTTGCTTTTGCGCCAGAACCGAAAGCACTTCCCCGGGTATCTGAAGAATTCGGGGGTAGCCGCCTGTGACTTGCGCATCCTTCATAAGGACAATTAATTTACCTCCTGAAGTCAACTGTACCGTGCCGGGAAAAACCGGAGCAGTGACCATCTCCGGGAGCTCATGGGGTATTAATTCTTCCAGTTGAATAGCCATTCTGTTTTTTAGGGCGGAGATCGTGAAATCCATTTCTTTGATCAGCATCCGGGTTTTTTCGCCTAGAAATTTCCATTCAGGTCCCGGATATACTGTTATGATGCCATCCTGTGCCCAGTTTAAATCCCATTTTACTTTTGAAGCAGTGGATTTTGGGAGTTCATGAGCTGTGAAAAAAGGTATTTTGCTTCCGCTTTTAGCATAACTTTCGTGGGTTATTCCCTCATACCAACTTCTGGAATTCATGATTTTCTCAGTTTGGAACCCATTCTTGATCCCTAAATATAGCACTGAGCCCCTAAGAAAAGGGCCAGTTTCCAATTGATCATTTATTGATATTGAATGGATTCCTTTGTAGGTAATTGTTTTACCATTCAATTTTACCTCCGTTTTTGCACCGGAAAGACAGATCAGGGTAGGGGAATCAAATTGGATTTTTAACCCGGGCTGGGAGATCTCCAAAGCTGCATCAGAATCTTTGTTTTTCAATAGGTGATTTACCCATAAGAAAGACAGACGATCCAATGCTCCTGAAACAGGAACGCCAAAACCGGCAAATCCAATTCTGCCGGAATCCTGAACGGAAGTTCCGGGTCCTGTTTTTAAGATGTTTAAATAACCAATATCCCTGTTCATTTAGAGTTTGGTTTTTGGGGATGTCTTTTCAGTTGATCAAACTCCTTCTCTGTAATGGGAATAAATTCTATTCGCTCTCCAACTGAGGCGAAAACCGGAATAGGCTCATTCGGAACGAAAAGGGCAACAGGAGTCCGGCCTATAAGATGCCAACCTCCAGGACTGGATGATGGGTATATTCCTGTCTGCGATCCTCCGATAGCCACAGACCCTGTCGGTACCATTCGATCAGGCACACTTTTTCTGGACGTATGCAATTCTTTTCTGAGTCCATTCAGATACATAAAACCGGGTAAAAAACCGTAGAAATGAAGTCGATATAGTGGTGCAGTATGTATTGAAATCAGCTCTTCAGATGTAAGACTTTTGTTCTCGGCTAAGATTTCGAGATCCCTTCCTGCCTTAGGGGAATAGCAAACGGGAATTTCCCAAATTGTTTCGGGGAGAGGATCGCCTGATTCTTCCGGTGCTAAAGATTTCAACCAACCATCGATCACAGTAGATTCCAATGGTGTTGATAAGGCTATTGTAAGGGTTTTAAAGCCAATTCTCAGATCAACAATCTTTGAATTAAAGGCGTATAAAAGTTTTGCTTTGAAAGTTAATTGCTGCTGAAGTAGTTTATCCGAAACCTCAGAGCTCCAATCAAATTCATAGAGCAGGGGAGAGAATTGAGTTGATTTGGGAATCATGACCAGAAGTGTTCTCGGATTATGGGTAAAAAGTCAGTGATGCCGGGATTGTCTCCATGAAAACAGAGCGTTTCGGCCTTTACCTTTAGCTTTTTCCCCTGATTGGAGATCAGATACCCATTGCCCAGAATATTCTGCAGGTGTTCGGATATTTCCTGCTCGGTGGTGAGATGCGATCCGAAAATAGATCTCGGCATCAATTGGTAATTGTCTAAATAACCCCGATCACCAAAAATTTCTATCCGACTAATCAAGCCCTTCGCATTGATCTGCTTTTCTAACTGG contains:
- a CDS encoding biotin-dependent carboxyltransferase family protein — translated: MNRDIGYLNILKTGPGTSVQDSGRIGFAGFGVPVSGALDRLSFLWVNHLLKNKDSDAALEISQPGLKIQFDSPTLICLSGAKTEVKLNGKTITYKGIHSISINDQLETGPFLRGSVLYLGIKNGFQTEKIMNSRSWYEGITHESYAKSGSKIPFFTAHELPKSTASKVKWDLNWAQDGIITVYPGPEWKFLGEKTRMLIKEMDFTISALKNRMAIQLEELIPHELPEMVTAPVFPGTVQLTSGGKLIVLMKDAQVTGGYPRILQIPGEVLSVLAQKQPKQRIRFRLMNVS
- a CDS encoding DUF4301 family protein, translating into MENHLTDRILAQGMDPKTVVQQIKHFENGFPFLNITAPATPGDGIKVLTDKELRHFLMTYPEKASHIEVLKFVPASGAASRMFKDLFAFLEGDGDISKSAFVRKFMDNIEKFAFYEDLDEVLESKGSSIYQALDTKDYKSILAALLLDEGLGYGNLPKGLLKFHRYKEGRRTPVYEHLIEGVQYAIGTGSLVKIHFTVSPEHTEKFEKEIGTILPGIEKEFGINFEISYSQQKKSTDTIAVNTDNTPFTEEDGSILFRPAGHGALLENLNEVSADLIFIKNVDNVVPDRLKEETKNYKMAIGGLLLEVQEKVFSALKDLDDGIDEKSLRNAEAVFTHDIGGKLPEDFHTNSLEHRGIFLRSKLHRPIRVCGMVKNTGEPGGGPFWVKETDGSQSLQILETAQIDLNDAESKKHFNAATHFNPVDLVCATRNYKGEPFDLLKYRDMMTGFITEKSKSGKDLKALELPGLWNGAMAGWNTIFVEVPLITFNPVKTVNDLLRDEHQ
- the pxpB gene encoding 5-oxoprolinase subunit PxpB, which codes for MIPKSTQFSPLLYEFDWSSEVSDKLLQQQLTFKAKLLYAFNSKIVDLRIGFKTLTIALSTPLESTVIDGWLKSLAPEESGDPLPETIWEIPVCYSPKAGRDLEILAENKSLTSEELISIHTAPLYRLHFYGFLPGFMYLNGLRKELHTSRKSVPDRMVPTGSVAIGGSQTGIYPSSSPGGWHLIGRTPVALFVPNEPIPVFASVGERIEFIPITEKEFDQLKRHPQKPNSK